Within Paeniglutamicibacter psychrophenolicus, the genomic segment GCTGTTTCCATGAGATCCCACCCTGTGCTTGTTCCGATGGCTCCCCCGGGCCCGATCCTCCCAAGGTACGCAGTCTGACTAGGCAAGTCACGCGTTCATCCATTCCGTTACCAAATAGCAGTGTTCGGACCCCCGAATCGCCACAAGCCTTCGCCCGGGGTGACCTGAGCGACATCCAATCGAGCAAATAGACCAGCCAAACCCCGCTTTATGACCAAGAACGGTCACGTATTGGAGCTCCGGTGCATCACAATGGCTAAAATGGATACGGTGCCGGCCACAGCTGCGCCGGTTGAAGTCCACCTATTTCCCGTCCCATGGAGTGTGCTGACGCATGAGCCTGATTGTCCAAAAATTCGGCGGTTCATCCGTGTCGGATGCCGAAGGCATCAAACGCGTTGCCCGTCGGATTATTGACACCAAGTCCGCCGGCCACGAAGTCGTCGTGGTGGTTTCCGCCATGGGCGACACCACCGATGAGCTGCTCGACCTTGCCGGCCAACTGACCGACGAGGCTCCAGCCCGCGAGATGGACATGCTGCTGTCCGCCGGGGAACGCATCTCCATGGCGTTGCTGGCCATGGCCATCGACGGCCTGGGTGCCAAGGCCGCGTCATTCACTGGCTCGCAGGCCGGCATGATGACCGATTCCATCCACGGCAAGGCCCGCGTGATCGAGGTTTCCCCGCAGCGCGTGCGCCGCGCCATCGACCGTGGCTACGTCGCGATCGTTGCCGGGTTCCAGGGCATGAGCAAGGAATCCAACGACATCACCACGATGGGCCGCGGCGGTTCGGACACCACTGCGGTGGCCCTGGCTGCCGCGCTCGGCGCCGACGTGTGCGAGATCTACACCGACGTCGACGGCATCTACACCGCCGACCCGCGCGTGGTTCCGGCGGCCCGCAAGATCGACACCATTTCCAGTGAGGAAATGCTGGAGATGGCCGCCTCGGGCGCCAAGATCCTGCACCTGCGTTGCGTTGAATATGCGCGCCGCTTCGGGGTCCCGCTGCATGTGCGCTCCTCGTTCAGCACCAATGAGGGAACCTGGGTCCTGCCCAGCCCCGATGACCAGATCAAGATTCAAGAGGGAGAACCCTTGGAACAGCCCATCATTTCCGGTGTAGCCCACGACCGTTCCGAAGCCAAGGTCACCATTGTCGGAGTTCCCGACATCCCCGGCAAGGCCGCCCAGATTTTCCGCGTCATTGCCGGCGCCCACGCCAACATCGACATGATCGTCCAGAACATCTCCACCTCCGGCTCGGGTCGCACGGACATTTCCTTCACCCTGCCGATGGTCGATGGAAAGCATGTCCAGGAAGCATTGCGCTCCGCGCAGGAGGAAATCGGCTTCGAGGAAATCTCCTACAACGAGAACGTCGGCAAGCTCTCGCTCATCGGTGCGGGCATGCGCTCGAACCCGGGTGTCTCCTTCACCTTCTTCGAGGCCCTGCACCAGGCCGGCGTGAACGTCGACATGATCTCCACCTCGGAAATCCGTATTTCGATCGTCACCGACGCCAACAAGCTCGACGACGCGGTACGTGCGATCCACGCCGCTTTCGATCTTGATTCCGAGGACGAGGCAACCGTCTACGGCGGTACCGGCCGCTAGTTCCGGTCTCTTTCGCACGCCGCGCGGTCCGTGGCGCCGGGGCACGCTTCAATGCGTGCCCCGGTGCCGCGGACCGTTTTCGTTGGCGGGCGTGCGGGGGCCCGGCATGGCACGTGTGTGGTGCGGGTCCCCGGCGTCAGCCGGGGGTGCCGGGCAACGGCGGTGCGGTGGAGGTGTAGGTCGCCCCGACCGGGGTGGTGATCTCGATGGTGTGCCGCCCTCCGCTGTCCACGACGCGCTCCTCCCAGCCGGCCTGTTCCTTGGTCTGGTTGCAGCTTGCACACCTCCCGGCCGAATTAACCTCGCTGGTCGGGCCGCCGCGGCTGTGTTGGACCACGTGGTCGAAGTGCTTGATCGGTGCGTTGCACCAGGGGGTGCGGCAGTACCTGTCGCGGATGCTGATCAGGTCCTTCAGGGCGGTGGGGAATTGGCGGGACCTGGAGTCCATGGCCACCAGCGCCCCGGTGCCGGGGTGGGTGTAGATCCTCTTGAGGGACACCAGCCCCCGGTAGCGTTCCCGGTCCTGGGGGTCCCGCCCGGCGACCACCATCCTGGCCCAGGTGGAGGGGACGGTGCCGTAGCCGACCAGGTGGGCCGGTTCGCTGGAGCCCTGGAAGAGGGTGCGGTCGTTCATGACCAGGTTCAGGACGACCTTCACGCCCTGGGCCGGCTTCCTCCCGCTGACCCGGTCCACCAGCACGTCGGCCCGGATCTGGGCCAGGGTGCGGGGGTCCCCGGCCGCCTTGATCTCCCGGGCCGCCTCGTCCAGGGCCTGGTGCACGGCCAGTCCGTCGTCGACGGGCAGCAGCCCGGCCAGCTGCATCATGCCGTCGCGGGCCGGGAACGCGGCCGCGTAGCGCCCGGCCCGGGCGTCCTCCAGGCGGGTCAGGGCGTCGAGCGAGTCGTACCTGTAGGCGAGGCGGCGCACGGTGTCCACCAGCTGCCGGTCGCACATCCCGTCCAGGGCGTGCGGGGTGCGCATCAGTTCGGCGTCCACTTCCTGGCGTTCCTTGGAGGGGAGGTTCCGGGTTTCGCTGTCGATGGCCATGGCCTGGGCCTCGTTGAGGTCCCCGGCCAGCAGGGCGGCGAAGGTCAGGGGCAGGTCCTGGACCATGCGGTTGGAGTAGGCCATGAAGGCCCTGCCCTTGTCCGGGGATTCGCGCCGCGCCATCCCGGCCTGGACGCCGACCCCGTAGGCGGGGTTGTTTTCGTGGACCCCGGCCTCGGTGCGGGCGTCGATGACGCTTTGCTGCATCATGGTGCCGGCGATGAGCTGTGCGCCGCAGGCCGCGCCCTTGATGCGTTCGAGCATGGCCATTTTTTCGTGTTGGTCCCGGGCGCTGCCGCCGGTGTGCAGGTTGGCGACGCCGTCCAGGAACGCGTGGAGGTAGGCCAGGTCTTCGGCGTGGCTGCGTCCGGGCACCGGCGGGAGGGGGATGGCCGGGGGCGTTGGGGCCGCCGGCGCGCTGTTTTCGTCTGGGGGTTCGTCTTCCGAATCCCTTTTGTGGTATTCATCGAACATACCTCCATTCTACGCCGTCGGGCCGGCAAAATGAAGACCCGGAGTGCTACCGGTCGGAAACAAAAGCTCATGTCAGCATCGGTTTTTGGTTGTCCACAGAACTGCGCGGGGGGCTTGACGGACGGGCCCGGAAGGGGCATCGGGGCCCCGGAAATTGCTGCTTCCCGGCCCCTGCGCGAGACAATGGTTGAATGCTTCCCTCCACCCCGATCTGGCTGCCTCAAGAGCAGTGGCTGCCCGCGGCCACGGCCCACCAGTCGCGCGCCAAGCGCTTTGGCGAGCCGTTCACCGAGCGCCGGATGAAGCGGCAGAAGCATCCGGTCGAGGATTTCCTCTTCACCTACTACACGCAGAAGCCCGGACAGCTCTACCGCTGGCATCCGGGACCCGGTGTGGTCCTGGCCGGGGAAAAGGCCCGCGAACGAGCGGATTGGAAGTTCTACCAAGAGGTCATCGACCCGGATTCCGGCGAGCGCGGATACACGGTGGACCTGACGGCATTTGCCAACGCCCGTGCCGAGGCGATCCGCTTCGCCGCCATCATCCTGGCCCGCACGGCATCGCGCCCGGGGAACTTCGCCTGCTTCGGGCTGCACGAATGGGCCATGGCCTACAAGTCGGCAGACAACGGCATCCGCCACGAATACCTGCCGCTGCGGCTGGGCTCCGCGGGAACCGATGCGGTGGTGGAGGAACACAAGATCCGCTGCACCCACTTCGACGCCTTCCGGTTCTACACCCCCGAGGCCGTGCCGCTCAATGAACTGCAGCCGACCCGCGAGACCCAGCGGGACCTGGAACAGCCCGGCTGCCTGCACGCCAACATGGACCTGTACAAGTGGGCCTACAAGCTCACCCCGGCCGTTCCCACCGACCTGGTCATGGACTGCTTCGAGCTCGCCTGGGACATCCGCGCCATGGACATGCAGGCCTCGCCGTACGACTTGGCCGAGTGGGGGCAGGAGCCGATCCGCATCGAAACGCCCGCGGGCAAGGCCGATTACGTGCGCCTGCAAAAGGAGTTCGCCGACCGCTCCCAGGTCCTGCGCGGGCGGCTGCTGGCCGTTGCCCAATCCCTTCCGGTGCCACAGACTTGAGATAGGCCGGTAGCCACCGGTTCCGACACCAGACGGGAGGGTTCGGCCATGCGGTCCAGGTCTTCCTTCATGGCAGTGGCGCTGCTGGCCGGCGCCGCGATGCTGTTTTCCGGGTGCGCCGGATCCACTGGCACCGGGACAACGCCGGTCGAGTCTTCCACCGCGCCGGCTTCTTCCGCCTCGCCCGCAACGGGCCCTCCGACCACGGACCTGCAGGTCTCGATTCGGGCCGACGGAGCCGTGGAGAGCGCGCACTACCGCCTGCTGTGCCGGGGGGCCGACCCGCTGCCCGAAAGCCAGCACCCGGACGCGGCACAGGCCTGCGCCCTGGTGGCCAAGGAGCCGAAGCTGCTCACCGGCCCCCGCCGCGGCGCCAACGATGCGTGCACCATGCAATACGGCGGACCGGCGGTGGGCGTGGTGAGCGGGACGGTGGACGGGCGCGCGGTGAACCGCAGCTTCGATCTGCGCGACGGCTGCGGGATCGCCGACTGGCACGCGGCCCTGGCGCTGCTGGTCGCCCAGCCCGGCCTGCAATGATCCCGGCCCCGGACGGGGCTTCGCCGGCTCAGTCCTGCACGAGGTAGCGGTGCTCGGGCCGGCCCCGGCTGCCGTAGGCCAGTTCCAGGCGCAGCGATCCGGCCTGCACCAGGTTGGCCAGGTAGCGCTGCGCGGTGGCCCGGGAGATCCCCACGGCGGTGACCACGTGCATGACGGTGGCAGGTTCCCCCGCCGCGGCAACGGCAGCCAGCACCGCCTGTTCGGTGGGGGTCGCCACAGCGCCAGCGGACTCCTCGCCCGAAAGCAGTGCGCGTTGGGCGCGGTCGATGCCCTGCTGGTCCAGCGCCGCGGCGCCATCCAGTTGCCGGCGGTAGCGGGCGTAACCCCGCAGCCGGGAGGCGAGCATCTTGGGGTCGAAGGGCTTGACCAAGTAGCCCAGCGCGCCGCGCCTGATGGCGGTGCGCACCGCATCGACCTCGGTGGCCGCCGAGAGCACGAAGGCGTCCACATCCAGGGTCGCCAGCAGGTCCAGCCCGGAGCCCTGCGGCAGGTACACATCCAGCAGCAGCAGGTCGGGCTTGCCCTCGGCGACCGCGCGCGGCACCATCCGGGCGTCGTGCACCGGGGCCAGGGCTCGGAAGCCGGGAACCGCATCCACGTAGCCGGCGTGCAGTGCGGCGACCCGGAAGTCGTCGTCGACCACCAGGACCTTGTAGTCGGTGTGCTCGCTCATCGCGTGTTCTTCCCTTCGGTGGTTCCGACATCGGTGGACAGCACCCCGGGCAGGCGTGCGGCAAAGACTGCCCCGGAGTGCGCATTCTCGGTGTTCCCGGGCCCGCCGGGGTCCGCGATCCAGACCTCGCCGCCGCGGGTGCGGGCCAGCCGGCGCACCAGCGGCAGGCCCACGCCCTGGCCGTGCTCCGGGGCATCGGGCAGCGCGCCGGTGCTGACCCCCTCGGCAAAGACATCCAGGCCCGCCGGGACCCCGTCCCCGGAATCGGCGACGGCCAGGTGCAGCGTGGCGCCCTCGGAGAGCAGGTCGACCTCGACCCAGCGCGGGGCCGGTCCTTGAACCGCGGCGCGCAGCGCATTGTCGATCAGGTTCCCCAGCACCGCGGTGGCGTCCTGCGCGTCGATCAGGCTGCCGTAGAGCGCGCTGGCATCCCCCACCCGCAGCACCACGCCGCGCTCGTAGGCCTCGACGCCCTTGGCCCCGAGGAAGGCCCGCAGGTAGGTGTCCTC encodes:
- a CDS encoding response regulator; the protein is MSEHTDYKVLVVDDDFRVAALHAGYVDAVPGFRALAPVHDARMVPRAVAEGKPDLLLLDVYLPQGSGLDLLATLDVDAFVLSAATEVDAVRTAIRRGALGYLVKPFDPKMLASRLRGYARYRRQLDGAAALDQQGIDRAQRALLSGEESAGAVATPTEQAVLAAVAAAGEPATVMHVVTAVGISRATAQRYLANLVQAGSLRLELAYGSRGRPEHRYLVQD
- a CDS encoding aspartate kinase; translation: MSLIVQKFGGSSVSDAEGIKRVARRIIDTKSAGHEVVVVVSAMGDTTDELLDLAGQLTDEAPAREMDMLLSAGERISMALLAMAIDGLGAKAASFTGSQAGMMTDSIHGKARVIEVSPQRVRRAIDRGYVAIVAGFQGMSKESNDITTMGRGGSDTTAVALAAALGADVCEIYTDVDGIYTADPRVVPAARKIDTISSEEMLEMAASGAKILHLRCVEYARRFGVPLHVRSSFSTNEGTWVLPSPDDQIKIQEGEPLEQPIISGVAHDRSEAKVTIVGVPDIPGKAAQIFRVIAGAHANIDMIVQNISTSGSGRTDISFTLPMVDGKHVQEALRSAQEEIGFEEISYNENVGKLSLIGAGMRSNPGVSFTFFEALHQAGVNVDMISTSEIRISIVTDANKLDDAVRAIHAAFDLDSEDEATVYGGTGR
- a CDS encoding 3-methyladenine DNA glycosylase, giving the protein MLPSTPIWLPQEQWLPAATAHQSRAKRFGEPFTERRMKRQKHPVEDFLFTYYTQKPGQLYRWHPGPGVVLAGEKARERADWKFYQEVIDPDSGERGYTVDLTAFANARAEAIRFAAIILARTASRPGNFACFGLHEWAMAYKSADNGIRHEYLPLRLGSAGTDAVVEEHKIRCTHFDAFRFYTPEAVPLNELQPTRETQRDLEQPGCLHANMDLYKWAYKLTPAVPTDLVMDCFELAWDIRAMDMQASPYDLAEWGQEPIRIETPAGKADYVRLQKEFADRSQVLRGRLLAVAQSLPVPQT
- a CDS encoding HNH endonuclease — encoded protein: MFDEYHKRDSEDEPPDENSAPAAPTPPAIPLPPVPGRSHAEDLAYLHAFLDGVANLHTGGSARDQHEKMAMLERIKGAACGAQLIAGTMMQQSVIDARTEAGVHENNPAYGVGVQAGMARRESPDKGRAFMAYSNRMVQDLPLTFAALLAGDLNEAQAMAIDSETRNLPSKERQEVDAELMRTPHALDGMCDRQLVDTVRRLAYRYDSLDALTRLEDARAGRYAAAFPARDGMMQLAGLLPVDDGLAVHQALDEAAREIKAAGDPRTLAQIRADVLVDRVSGRKPAQGVKVVLNLVMNDRTLFQGSSEPAHLVGYGTVPSTWARMVVAGRDPQDRERYRGLVSLKRIYTHPGTGALVAMDSRSRQFPTALKDLISIRDRYCRTPWCNAPIKHFDHVVQHSRGGPTSEVNSAGRCASCNQTKEQAGWEERVVDSGGRHTIEITTPVGATYTSTAPPLPGTPG
- a CDS encoding serine protease inhibitor; the encoded protein is MRSRSSFMAVALLAGAAMLFSGCAGSTGTGTTPVESSTAPASSASPATGPPTTDLQVSIRADGAVESAHYRLLCRGADPLPESQHPDAAQACALVAKEPKLLTGPRRGANDACTMQYGGPAVGVVSGTVDGRAVNRSFDLRDGCGIADWHAALALLVAQPGLQ